The proteins below come from a single Prolixibacter sp. NT017 genomic window:
- a CDS encoding glycoside hydrolase family 28 protein, translating to MKKRMIAGFMRASLLLVLAGLFACSEKPAPKVESDNIYDGLEFQMPHITVPTFPDYKVSITDFGAVGDGQKLNTKAFADAIKDVAKNGGGTVVIPEGIWLTGPIRLKSNINIHAEAGALVIFSDNKDLYPLIKTSFEGLNTVRCLSPIYGKNLENIAFTGEGVFDGSGDAWRQVKKSKLTSSQWKKLVASGGIVSKDGETWYPSKSFEKGAELSDMNVPRNFTTMAQFESIRDFLRPVMVSLVSCKNVLLDGPVFQNSPAWCLHPLMCENLTVRNVDVRNPWYSQNGDGIDIESCKNSAVYNCTFDVGDDAICIKSGKGADGRKRNMPTENLIVKNCTVFHGHGGVTVGSEMSGGVKNMHVSDCTFIGTDAGLRFKSNRGRGGVVEKIYISNINMIDIPSNAISFNLYYNGMSVSEIMKNKKDASKIDEVIPKVTVETPQFKDISIKNINCRGAQQAIYLQGLPEMNLENVTMENLTMEAKNGLFCMDADNVKIKNLKLKTTRFPAASFYNSKNITVSSLQLSSSDKPLITVDGKRTGKTDIQLVHGTKASNLYVLGKKVDAAKVKIAE from the coding sequence ATGAAGAAGCGAATGATTGCTGGTTTTATGAGAGCGAGTTTACTACTGGTTTTGGCAGGACTTTTTGCCTGTAGCGAAAAACCAGCACCTAAGGTGGAGTCAGACAACATTTATGATGGGCTGGAATTCCAGATGCCGCATATTACGGTTCCTACATTTCCCGATTACAAGGTTTCGATAACCGATTTTGGAGCCGTTGGCGATGGTCAGAAATTGAATACGAAGGCTTTCGCCGATGCAATTAAGGATGTAGCCAAAAACGGAGGAGGTACGGTGGTTATCCCGGAAGGAATCTGGCTGACAGGCCCCATTCGGTTGAAAAGCAATATCAACATTCACGCCGAGGCTGGTGCATTGGTGATCTTCAGCGATAACAAAGACTTGTACCCGCTCATCAAAACCAGTTTCGAAGGCCTCAATACCGTCAGATGCCTCTCCCCCATTTATGGGAAAAACCTGGAAAACATCGCTTTCACCGGCGAAGGCGTTTTCGATGGCTCGGGCGATGCGTGGCGCCAGGTGAAAAAAAGCAAGCTTACCAGCTCGCAATGGAAAAAACTGGTCGCTTCGGGTGGTATCGTCAGCAAAGACGGAGAAACCTGGTATCCATCCAAAAGCTTTGAAAAAGGCGCTGAGTTGAGCGATATGAACGTTCCTCGGAACTTCACTACCATGGCACAATTCGAATCCATCCGGGACTTCCTGCGTCCGGTAATGGTGAGCCTGGTCAGCTGCAAAAACGTATTGCTCGACGGTCCGGTGTTCCAGAATTCACCTGCGTGGTGTCTCCACCCGCTGATGTGTGAAAATCTGACCGTTCGAAATGTGGATGTACGCAATCCCTGGTATTCACAAAACGGAGACGGTATCGATATCGAGTCCTGCAAAAACAGCGCAGTATACAACTGTACTTTCGATGTCGGTGACGATGCCATCTGCATCAAGTCGGGTAAAGGCGCCGACGGACGGAAACGCAACATGCCCACCGAGAACCTGATCGTGAAGAACTGTACCGTTTTTCACGGCCACGGTGGCGTAACCGTTGGTAGCGAAATGTCGGGTGGAGTAAAGAATATGCATGTTTCCGACTGTACCTTCATTGGTACCGATGCCGGACTGCGCTTCAAAAGTAATCGCGGACGTGGCGGCGTAGTGGAAAAAATCTACATCTCCAACATCAACATGATTGATATCCCTAGCAACGCCATCTCTTTCAACCTCTACTACAACGGAATGTCGGTTTCTGAAATCATGAAGAACAAAAAGGACGCCTCCAAAATCGATGAGGTGATTCCGAAAGTGACGGTTGAAACACCGCAGTTCAAGGATATCAGCATTAAAAATATCAACTGCCGTGGCGCACAACAGGCAATTTATCTGCAAGGTCTTCCGGAAATGAACCTGGAGAATGTAACGATGGAAAACCTGACCATGGAAGCCAAAAATGGTTTATTCTGCATGGATGCCGATAACGTGAAGATCAAAAATCTGAAATTGAAAACAACCCGCTTCCCGGCTGCGTCGTTCTATAACTCGAAAAATATTACCGTCTCCAGCCTGCAGTTGTCTTCGTCTGATAAACCGCTGATTACTGTCGACGGCAAAAGAACAGGAAAGACAGATATTCAGCTGGTTCACGGAACCAAGGCAAGTAATTTGTATGTTCTTGGTAAAAAAGTGGATGCAGCCAAGGTGAAAATTGCCGAGTAA
- a CDS encoding GDSL-type esterase/lipase family protein produces the protein MNIKIIAILISLIWMGNSARKDTIQLWTIGDSTMANKKAEVFPETGWGQVLHQFFDDGVKIHNHARNGRSTKSFIDEGRWKVVLDSLKPGDYVFIQFGHNDEKIKDSTRYTVPFGSYSDNLKRFVTESREKGATPILLTPIVRRKFDAKGKLLDTHKDYPVAVRKGAKQLDVPLIDMEKLTRKMIQSMGPEKAKELYVCTPPTKRYPEGRHDDTHLKVKGAQAVASLAAQALKKLPLGLSKHVVAQRPVVGLDNWFNREHNKAGKLYHYTWNDTLNSGYSQLGDIFKAKGAELRTIGQAPTAAELGYLDVYIIVDPDTTSENPQPNYISKEDIQSITNWVKNGGVLLLLANDGPNCEFTHMDQLAGAFGIHFIPETLNPVINHKWEMGAETNLPDHPLFKGVKKIYMKEVAGIRVSQSAHPVLTDGKDILMAKTTFGKGKVLAVGDPWLYNEYIGNSRLPKSFENRKAAHNLVNYLLDEVNQ, from the coding sequence ATGAACATTAAAATCATAGCGATATTAATCTCCCTGATTTGGATGGGTAATTCTGCCCGAAAGGACACCATTCAGCTTTGGACCATCGGCGATTCAACTATGGCCAACAAGAAAGCGGAAGTATTTCCGGAAACCGGATGGGGACAAGTTTTGCACCAGTTTTTCGACGACGGAGTGAAAATCCATAACCATGCAAGGAACGGAAGAAGCACCAAGAGTTTCATCGACGAAGGCCGATGGAAGGTCGTCCTCGACAGTCTGAAACCGGGTGACTACGTCTTCATCCAGTTTGGACACAACGATGAAAAAATAAAGGACAGTACCCGTTATACCGTGCCATTTGGCAGCTATTCCGATAATCTGAAAAGATTCGTTACCGAAAGCCGAGAAAAAGGAGCGACACCTATTTTACTGACGCCCATCGTTCGCCGAAAATTCGATGCGAAAGGAAAGTTACTCGATACGCACAAAGACTACCCTGTTGCTGTGCGAAAAGGGGCCAAACAGCTGGATGTTCCATTAATCGACATGGAGAAGCTGACGCGGAAGATGATTCAATCGATGGGCCCGGAAAAAGCCAAAGAACTGTATGTGTGTACACCTCCGACGAAACGTTACCCCGAGGGGCGACACGACGATACACACCTGAAGGTGAAAGGTGCGCAGGCGGTGGCTTCGCTGGCAGCACAAGCATTGAAAAAACTTCCGCTAGGATTGTCTAAGCACGTGGTTGCACAGCGTCCGGTAGTCGGACTCGACAACTGGTTCAACCGCGAGCACAACAAAGCCGGCAAGCTTTACCACTACACATGGAACGACACGCTGAATAGTGGATATTCACAACTGGGCGATATCTTCAAAGCCAAAGGGGCTGAACTGAGAACGATTGGTCAGGCCCCTACCGCGGCTGAACTTGGCTATCTGGATGTGTATATCATCGTCGATCCGGATACTACATCCGAAAATCCGCAGCCCAATTATATCTCGAAAGAAGACATTCAATCGATTACCAATTGGGTGAAAAACGGAGGAGTATTGCTTCTTCTGGCCAACGATGGTCCTAACTGTGAGTTCACACACATGGACCAGTTGGCTGGCGCATTTGGCATTCATTTCATTCCTGAAACACTCAATCCGGTTATTAACCACAAATGGGAAATGGGCGCCGAGACCAACCTGCCGGACCATCCTTTATTTAAGGGGGTAAAGAAGATTTATATGAAAGAAGTCGCCGGTATTCGTGTGAGTCAATCTGCCCATCCGGTTTTAACCGATGGAAAGGATATTTTAATGGCCAAAACAACCTTTGGAAAAGGAAAGGTATTAGCTGTTGGCGATCCCTGGTTGTACAACGAATACATCGGGAACAGCCGATTGCCCAAATCGTTCGAAAACAGGAAGGCAGCCCATAACCTGGTGAATTACCTGTTGGATGAAGTAAATCAATAA
- a CDS encoding glycoside hydrolase family 28 protein: MRKMHNNIITKFLTLVIIVLFSHVNSQAQERSLDYYMKKTPFIMPEVTVPKFPNKIFDVTEFGAVGDGQTLNTQAFAAAINACNAAGGGKVVVPPGLWITGPIQMKSNVNLHVERGALVQFTSDHTQYPMVKASASSSRYVTASPIYGYKLNNIAITGKGIIDGAGETWRPVKRAKMTDDQWKDLVKSGGVVSEDGKLWWPSKEAIDGKKYLKEMKKKVDNPGPMDYLPARDYMRPYMVYLVGCENLLIEDITLRNSPKFVLYPNNCENVTIRHANVFNDWWSQNGDGIDISASKNVVIYQCNVNVGDDGICMKSSGDGPESGTYNVENVLIAGCNVYHAHGGFVVGSNTNGNVRNVFVNDCNFVGTDIGIRMKSTAGKGGIVENIYIKDVYMTGIKGPAISFNTFYQNVPAGTKRDDSNDLAEHDIPIFRNYYISNVYCLDAKQSIYVSALPHSPLQDIHLENVWIKAKYGADMTNVDRITLKNVKTDIQKGPVYKITDGRDVTIDNGYMPKAAKVFIEASGDTKDISVVNTSIPNLKELVKTTDGASSKAVQFK; encoded by the coding sequence ATGAGAAAAATGCATAACAATATCATCACCAAGTTTTTGACTTTGGTAATCATTGTACTGTTTTCCCATGTCAATAGTCAGGCCCAGGAGCGATCACTGGATTATTACATGAAGAAGACTCCTTTTATCATGCCCGAGGTAACAGTTCCTAAGTTTCCCAACAAGATTTTCGATGTCACGGAATTTGGAGCTGTTGGCGATGGACAAACCCTCAACACACAAGCTTTTGCCGCTGCCATTAATGCCTGTAATGCAGCCGGTGGCGGAAAAGTCGTTGTTCCTCCGGGACTTTGGATTACCGGTCCCATTCAGATGAAAAGCAACGTGAACCTGCACGTGGAACGCGGAGCTCTGGTACAATTTACTTCGGACCATACGCAATACCCCATGGTGAAAGCGTCAGCCAGCAGCAGCCGGTATGTCACCGCTTCGCCTATTTATGGCTACAAGCTGAATAATATCGCCATCACTGGTAAAGGAATCATCGACGGAGCCGGCGAAACCTGGCGTCCGGTGAAAAGAGCCAAGATGACAGATGACCAGTGGAAAGATCTGGTTAAGTCGGGCGGAGTGGTCAGCGAAGATGGAAAACTATGGTGGCCAAGCAAGGAAGCCATTGATGGGAAAAAGTACCTGAAAGAAATGAAAAAGAAAGTCGACAATCCCGGCCCAATGGATTACCTGCCGGCACGCGATTACATGCGTCCGTACATGGTTTACCTGGTGGGTTGCGAGAATCTACTTATCGAGGACATTACCCTGAGGAACTCTCCTAAATTTGTGCTTTACCCGAACAATTGCGAAAACGTTACCATCCGCCACGCCAATGTCTTCAACGACTGGTGGTCGCAAAACGGTGACGGAATCGATATCAGCGCCAGCAAGAATGTGGTGATTTACCAATGTAACGTCAACGTGGGCGACGATGGTATTTGCATGAAATCCAGTGGCGACGGCCCCGAATCGGGAACCTACAATGTCGAAAATGTGCTAATTGCCGGCTGTAATGTTTACCATGCTCACGGAGGTTTTGTAGTAGGAAGCAATACCAACGGTAACGTACGCAACGTGTTTGTCAACGACTGCAACTTTGTTGGAACCGATATCGGTATCCGGATGAAAAGCACCGCAGGTAAAGGTGGTATCGTGGAAAATATCTACATCAAAGATGTTTACATGACCGGGATTAAAGGTCCCGCCATCTCATTCAATACCTTTTACCAGAATGTTCCGGCCGGAACCAAGCGTGACGACAGTAATGATCTCGCTGAGCATGATATCCCTATTTTCCGGAATTATTACATCTCGAATGTTTATTGCCTTGACGCAAAACAGTCCATTTACGTTTCAGCGTTGCCTCATTCACCACTTCAGGATATTCACCTCGAGAATGTTTGGATCAAGGCAAAATATGGTGCTGATATGACCAATGTGGACCGGATTACACTAAAAAATGTAAAAACTGATATTCAGAAAGGCCCGGTTTACAAAATCACCGATGGAAGAGATGTCACCATCGACAACGGATATATGCCCAAAGCAGCGAAGGTTTTCATCGAAGCTTCAGGCGACACAAAAGATATTTCTGTCGTGAATACATCGATTCCCAACCTGAAAGAACTGGTGAAAACGACGGACGGAGCTTCTTCAAAAGCAGTTCAGTTCAAATAG
- the hflX gene encoding GTPase HflX, with amino-acid sequence MAEPYITAQEKEKAVLVGLIHSKQDERQAKEYLDELDFLADTAGAEVLGQFFQRLEVPNPATFVGPGKLQEIIDFVKVHDIDVVIFDDELSPTQLRNIERAINRKILDRTNLILDIFARRAQTAHAKTQVELAQYQYMLPRLTRMWTHLERQRGGIGLRGPGETQIETDRRIILDKIARLKAQLERIDKQKATQRKNRGKMVRVALVGYTNVGKSTIMNMLSKSDVFAENKLFATLDTTVRKVVVGNLPFLLADTVGFIRKLPHNLVESFKSTLDETREADILLHVVDISHPGFEEQIEVVDETLAEIGAADKTKFYVFNKIDAFSYVEKEEDDLSPVTRENLTLEDWQHSWMAKHQGGSIFISAKERENVEEFKKLLYEEVRKIHVTRFPYNDFLYDYYPEEDE; translated from the coding sequence ATGGCAGAACCCTATATTACAGCACAAGAGAAAGAAAAAGCAGTGCTCGTCGGGCTGATACACTCGAAGCAGGACGAAAGGCAGGCGAAAGAATATCTTGATGAATTGGATTTTCTGGCCGATACAGCCGGCGCGGAAGTTCTGGGACAATTTTTTCAACGTCTGGAGGTACCCAATCCGGCAACGTTTGTAGGACCTGGAAAATTGCAGGAGATTATCGACTTTGTGAAAGTTCACGATATCGATGTCGTCATTTTTGATGATGAATTGTCGCCAACCCAGCTGAGAAATATTGAGCGGGCGATCAACCGGAAGATTCTCGATCGCACGAACCTGATTCTGGACATTTTTGCCCGCAGAGCGCAGACAGCACACGCCAAAACGCAGGTGGAACTGGCGCAATATCAATATATGCTACCCCGGTTGACCCGGATGTGGACTCACCTTGAACGTCAGCGCGGTGGTATTGGGTTACGTGGTCCAGGTGAAACGCAGATTGAGACCGACCGTCGTATCATTCTGGACAAGATTGCCCGGCTGAAAGCACAGCTGGAGCGTATCGACAAGCAGAAAGCCACACAGCGGAAGAACCGTGGGAAAATGGTTCGTGTCGCGCTGGTTGGGTATACCAACGTAGGAAAATCGACCATCATGAATATGCTTAGCAAATCGGATGTGTTTGCCGAGAACAAACTGTTTGCCACCCTCGACACAACTGTGCGGAAAGTGGTAGTTGGCAATCTGCCGTTCCTGCTGGCCGACACGGTTGGCTTTATCCGGAAGTTACCGCACAATCTGGTCGAATCGTTTAAATCGACGTTAGACGAGACCCGTGAGGCGGATATTCTTTTGCATGTAGTCGACATTTCGCATCCCGGTTTTGAAGAGCAAATCGAAGTGGTGGACGAGACACTGGCGGAGATTGGCGCTGCCGATAAGACCAAATTTTATGTTTTCAATAAAATTGATGCCTTTTCTTACGTCGAGAAAGAAGAAGATGATTTGAGCCCGGTTACCCGCGAAAACCTGACATTAGAAGACTGGCAGCATTCGTGGATGGCGAAACACCAGGGAGGCTCTATTTTTATTTCCGCCAAGGAGCGGGAAAATGTGGAAGAGTTTAAGAAATTACTCTACGAAGAGGTGAGGAAAATTCACGTTACCCGCTTTCCGTACAACGATTTTCTTTACGATTACTACCCGGAAGAGGACGAATAG
- a CDS encoding energy transducer TonB has product MEPKKSPKADLENKRGIFVQLGLVISLGLVLLAFNWNSQIKEADNLGQVQAQDVEDEMIPITRPEEVKPPPPPPPPQVVEVLNIVDNNTDIDDELQIEDTEADDNTVVNVAPIQQQEEEKTDEQQVFFIVEDMPEFPGGDLALRKYIANAIKYPVIAQENGIQGKVYVNFVVNTDGSVTDAKIARGVDPSLDKEALRVINSLPKWKPGKQRGKPVRVSFTVPINFVLQ; this is encoded by the coding sequence ATGGAACCGAAGAAATCACCCAAAGCGGATCTTGAAAACAAGAGGGGTATCTTCGTTCAACTTGGGCTGGTAATTTCTCTGGGTTTGGTACTCCTGGCTTTCAATTGGAACAGCCAAATTAAGGAGGCTGACAATCTGGGACAGGTACAGGCTCAAGATGTAGAAGACGAAATGATCCCGATTACGCGGCCGGAAGAAGTTAAACCGCCGCCACCACCTCCACCACCACAGGTTGTAGAGGTACTTAATATCGTGGATAACAACACGGATATTGACGACGAGTTGCAGATTGAAGATACGGAAGCCGACGATAACACGGTGGTAAACGTAGCTCCGATTCAGCAGCAGGAAGAAGAAAAAACCGACGAACAGCAGGTATTCTTCATCGTGGAAGATATGCCGGAGTTCCCGGGCGGCGATTTGGCACTGCGTAAGTACATTGCCAACGCTATCAAATATCCGGTTATCGCACAGGAAAACGGTATTCAGGGTAAAGTGTATGTGAACTTTGTTGTTAACACGGATGGTTCAGTAACCGATGCAAAAATTGCACGTGGTGTTGACCCGTCACTTGACAAAGAAGCGTTACGCGTGATTAACTCACTTCCGAAATGGAAGCCGGGTAAACAGCGTGGTAAGCCGGTTCGCGTATCATTTACTGTACCGATTAACTTTGTATTGCAGTAA
- a CDS encoding lysylphosphatidylglycerol synthase transmembrane domain-containing protein, giving the protein MRKDQHKILKEVHPSRVIIPLIISVAVGIYIVAVEETPPSLSDLHFNRQMLGWLLAVLAMVLMRDIGYIIRLRILSDKQLSIIQSIRITFLWEFASAVTPSAIGGTSVALLFLYKEGLSIGKGSAIVLATFFLDELYFILMFPLVIWLGGWQQLFETTPGDPSSIFHNQFFWFAIAGYGVKLTIISLVSYGLFINPRAIKKLIAVVFRLPFLKRWQQDAMDSGDEIAMASKELTAKPFSFWVKSFTATFFSWTSRYWVANFLFLALFFGLKGQLNQDIVSIGEQIHIFARQLIMWIMMMVMPTPGGTGFSEVVFLQYMDVFIPQGFASLMTIIWRFVSYYPYLFIGAVILPGWIRRSFKRRHAPKKAEA; this is encoded by the coding sequence ATGAGAAAAGACCAGCATAAAATATTAAAAGAGGTTCATCCATCGAGAGTTATCATTCCACTCATCATTAGTGTGGCGGTGGGAATTTATATCGTGGCGGTGGAAGAAACTCCTCCATCCTTATCTGATCTGCATTTCAACCGTCAGATGTTAGGTTGGCTGCTGGCAGTTCTGGCCATGGTGCTCATGCGGGACATTGGATACATCATCAGGCTACGCATTCTCTCTGACAAACAACTATCTATTATTCAATCCATACGAATCACTTTCCTTTGGGAATTTGCATCAGCTGTTACTCCATCAGCCATTGGTGGAACCTCAGTCGCCCTGCTATTTTTATATAAAGAAGGACTTTCCATTGGGAAAGGCTCGGCCATTGTGTTGGCAACATTCTTCCTCGATGAGCTTTATTTTATTCTGATGTTCCCGCTGGTTATCTGGCTGGGTGGATGGCAGCAGCTTTTTGAAACAACTCCCGGCGATCCATCTTCGATTTTTCACAACCAGTTTTTCTGGTTTGCCATCGCCGGTTACGGTGTTAAGCTGACGATTATTTCATTAGTCAGCTACGGTTTGTTTATCAACCCCAGAGCCATTAAAAAACTGATTGCTGTCGTGTTTCGTTTGCCTTTCCTGAAACGCTGGCAACAAGATGCGATGGATTCGGGTGATGAAATTGCCATGGCCTCAAAAGAGCTGACAGCCAAGCCATTTTCATTTTGGGTAAAAAGCTTCACGGCTACTTTCTTCTCCTGGACATCACGTTATTGGGTGGCCAACTTCCTCTTTCTGGCTCTGTTCTTCGGATTAAAAGGACAGCTCAACCAGGATATCGTTTCCATCGGAGAGCAAATTCACATCTTTGCCCGCCAGCTTATTATGTGGATTATGATGATGGTAATGCCAACTCCCGGCGGAACCGGTTTCTCCGAAGTGGTTTTCCTGCAATACATGGATGTATTTATTCCACAGGGGTTCGCGAGTCTCATGACCATTATCTGGCGGTTTGTGAGCTACTATCCGTATCTTTTCATCGGAGCGGTGATTTTACCGGGATGGATTCGACGCAGTTTCAAACGCCGGCATGCTCCGAAAAAAGCTGAAGCGTAA
- a CDS encoding M48 family metallopeptidase gives MLRKKLKRKTNMREKWISVEGIGQVKLVKNKRSKQMRITVKPSGEVQVSMPWYTTYESGISFLLNRKEWILDTLTHYQDNPPRQNSFQPGVLFQTRNRTYELAVSKRTDDRLIISFPGNRCILELPENRSPEKPALQQTIVRVLTEQLRKEAKQYLPMRTKELAEQLNFRYKQVFIKNNKSNWGSCSSLGNINLNLHLMRLPDPFIDLVIVHELVHTVIPNHGPEFKAAMQRFFPDAKAMEKELKKYHPRFFNN, from the coding sequence ATGCTCCGAAAAAAGCTGAAGCGTAAGACGAATATGAGAGAGAAATGGATTTCGGTTGAAGGAATCGGACAGGTAAAACTGGTGAAGAACAAACGGTCGAAGCAGATGCGCATTACCGTGAAACCTTCCGGCGAAGTGCAGGTGAGTATGCCCTGGTACACAACATACGAATCAGGCATCTCCTTTTTACTGAACCGAAAAGAGTGGATTCTCGATACGCTGACACATTATCAGGACAATCCTCCACGACAAAATTCGTTTCAACCGGGTGTTTTATTCCAAACCCGAAACCGGACCTACGAGCTGGCTGTGTCGAAACGAACCGACGACCGATTGATTATTTCCTTTCCGGGAAACCGTTGTATTCTCGAACTTCCGGAAAACCGATCGCCTGAGAAGCCGGCGCTGCAGCAAACCATTGTCAGAGTTCTGACCGAGCAGTTACGCAAGGAAGCCAAACAATACCTGCCCATGCGAACCAAAGAGTTGGCTGAGCAACTGAACTTCCGTTACAAACAGGTTTTCATCAAAAACAATAAAAGCAACTGGGGCAGCTGCTCGAGTTTAGGCAACATCAATCTGAACCTCCACCTGATGCGCCTGCCCGATCCGTTCATCGATTTAGTAATTGTGCATGAGTTAGTGCATACTGTCATTCCCAATCACGGACCGGAATTCAAAGCAGCGATGCAGCGCTTCTTCCCCGATGCAAAAGCCATGGAAAAGGAGCTGAAAAAGTATCATCCCCGTTTTTTTAACAATTGA